The segment ATATTCAAAAAATCATTAGTTGTAATAATTCCTCCTTTTACTAATCTTTCAATAGTAGATGGACCTAAACCCATTAAATCTAAAGTTGCAAGTTCTAAATTTAATCTATCTTCATTTAATTTTTTAGGAAATTTATATCTATTATCATTTAATAAATCTTGAATCTCTGGAAATTTTAATATTTCATTCATTAATAATAATTTATTTCTTGCATTTCTAAAATAATAATAATCATTTGAATTTGGATCTGCTTTTAATTGCATATTAAGTTTACTAAGTAAAGCTAAGGCTTGTTTATTAGGAAAAAACTCATTTATTAATTTCTTCAGTTCTCTTTTTACCATATTAGAGTATTTATTCACTCTAATATATAAACTTAACTATTTGAGTATTAAAATACTCTATTATTAATTATTAAAATTATTTCTATTAAATTTAAAAATTAAATTCCTCTCTAAACTACCAAATTAAAGCTTTTAAAAAAAATCATTATTATATTATATATTATATATATTACTTTATAAATAACTCTATTAGTAAGTAGTAGTATGTAAAAAGTAAGAAGAAGACTTGTATTGTTATTATTTAATAATTTGTTAGGCGATAAAGGTGTGTGTCTGTCAAGGGTTATTTTTAGCAAGAAAAAAGAGCTATATTTAACCTATTATTAATAGTTATTTTTTTATTGAAATTATTAATAGAATATTTGTTAGGCGGTGGATACTCAAACAACGCGTAAGTTTATAAATACTCTAAACCCTAAGTAAGTAGATGGCAGATGATTTTACAGATAGTTTAATTAATACACATTTTAAGAGAAAAGATTTTTTTATTAACCATGATGTATTTGATCCTAAATATAGACTTGAAACAATTAAATTTCGGGATGATCAACAAAAAGAATTAATGAATGGCTTTAGTCCATTGTTAAGAGGTCAAAAAGCAAGGAATGTTTTTTGCTTTGGAAAAACAGGAACAGGTAAAACTCTAACTACTAATTATCTTCTTTCAAAACTTAAAGAAGCAATTGAGCAAAAAAATAAAGTTGAGACTAAAAAAATTAAAGAGATGTTACATTACACATTTAATTGTAAAATTTCAGGAGAGACATTAACGCCTTATCAACTCCTTCAAAATATTTTAAAAAAATTAGGAGTAAATATTCCCGCAGGACATTCAACTAAAAATTTATACAATTTCTTTTTTGAACATTTTAAAGATATAGATAAAAATGTTGTTTTAGTTTTTGATGAGTTAGATTCTTTTATTAAAAAAAACTCAGATGAACTTTTATATGCAATTTTAAGAGTTCATGAAGAGTACCCAGATGTGAAAGCAACATTTTCAATTGTAGGTATTTCAAATCGAAGTGATCTTAGTTCTTTGATTAGTCCAAAAAATAAAACTATGTTAAGTCCTATTACTGTAACTTTTTTTCCTTATAATGCAATGCAGTTAAAAGAAATTTTAGAAGAGAGAGAAGAACTTGGTTTAAAGAAAGGGTGTTGTGATGAAGAAGTTATTCCTAGATGTTCAGCAAGAGGGGCCCAAGATAATGGAGATGCAAGAAAAACAATCGGTTATTTGAAATTCTGCGTAGAACTTTCAGTTTCTGAGGGTTATGATAAGGTTTCATCAAAACTCATCGATAAAGCCGTTAGAGAAGCCGAGTTGGATGAACTATTTGCTTCTATCAAAGGTTTACCTAAGCAAGAACAAGCAGTTCTTTATTCTATCCTTATGAAAAATAGAAAAAAGAAAGGAACTGTACATGGAAAACCACAAATTGTTTATGAACCAGCCTCAGTAAATAGTATTTATGAATATTATATTGAGTTTGTAAAAACAGTTTCTATTTCTAATTCACTTTCACTTAGAAGGACTAGAGAAATTATTGCAAGTTTCGATGATGAAGATGGTTCAGGATTAGTAACTTCAAGAATTAATCATCAAGGAATTAGAGGTAGGGAAAAATTAGTTTCATTTGATTATCCTAAAGATATTAGAAAAAAAGTTTTTGAAGTTCTTGAACTTGATCTTCATATTGATTTAACTAATTATGAATGAATAAATATTCATTATTTTTCTAAGTTTAATTATCTATTTTTGTTTAATTTATATTATTTTTAGTATGTCTATTTATTATTCTTAAAAACTTCACGTTTACGTTGTTTACATTTACGTTTACGTTAGAAATAGTTGTTAGGCGGTCAGGGTGTGGTAGTCCATTTTCATTAAGTATTTTTAGTGGTTATATTAATAGTTTTTAGTTTACAAAGTAAACGTTCGTTTACGTTATTTTTATTAGCGTTTACGCTAGAAATAGTTGTTAGGCGGTCGGGGTGTGGTAAGTAATTGTACTTTTATATTAATTCATTAATTTCATCTTAATATTATTTATTTATTTTAGTTTAATATACTCGTTTACGTTGTTTTTAATAGCGTTTACGTAATTTATATTTTTATTGTAGGATTAAAAATATACTATTTCAATCCTATATTTTTAGCAATTTTTAAAACTTATTCCCAGTTGATCCAATTACTTGAAGCTTCATTTGAAGTTACCTCATCATTACTTGCAACGACATAAATTTTGAACGCATATCCAGATGGTGAGTGTAGATTTGTAACTGAAAATTCGTAACTCCCATCAGAGTCAATATCAACTTTTTTACTAGTAACACTATCCCAAACTTTGCTCTCATCTGAGGTTAATAATGCAACATAAACCTTGGTATTTTCTGCATCTTTTGACCCTAAATTTTTAACAATTACATCTACATCAGTATAAACATCTACGTTATTATATGAGTAACTTGAAGTAAAATCTACCTCCAATTTTGACCTAGAATAGATAGGATTTACTATTGCTTTTTCACTTTCTATGTTCTCAGGTATTGTTCCAATATCCCAATTTTCACCTGTAGTTTCAAGATAACAATAGTCATTTCCTTGATATGAATAGTAAGATTCACCATCATCATGATCACATTTTACTCCTACTGCAACGTGTCCAGGGAAGGTTAATAATGCAACTCCGTATCCCATTTCATTTAAAATTGCAGAGGCTAGAATGGAAGTATCCTCACAATCTCCTCCATTTTCATAGAAAGTTTCATACGGAAATCGAGGATATTCATCAAATCCAGTTGTCACATCATCAGATGTATAGGGTAAATATTGAACAAAAGAGATGATAAAATAAGGGATTTCATCATCTGATAAGCCACTTTCTTTAGCATATTTTTCTAATTCTTCTGTAATACTTTCTATGAAATCTTTACTATATTGGTCAGAAGCAAAGAGATCAAAGTCCCTAATTCTTTCTCTATTTTTGAAAAATTCATAGTATTCTTTGTCAATATTAAAGGAAATCCCATAGTCATTTCCATCATAACTCCACCTAAAATTTCTATTATTTTCATCTTCTTCAGGTAGGTTTAATTCAATTTTATCTTCAAAATCTATAACTACTTCTTCAGTTTCATCATTAAAATCGAACTCAATAACCTCTTCATTTTCCTCATAATCTATGATGATTTCTTCAAAATTATTGTCATTTTCAACAGAATTCTCTTCAATATAGTAGTCATTATTCTCTTGATTTGGACCAAGTTTTCCTTCTTCGGGAGAGTATGGTGAGTATAATGATGGACTTATTTTATCATCATTTTCAACTTCAGAAGTAGTTGAACAACCTGAAATTAAGAATAAAATTAGTGCAATAACAAGTAGAATTTTTCTTTTTATTTGTATCATATTTAATTGTTTTATATATTTTATAAGATTAAAATACTTATAAAGTTGGTTACATATTCAAGATTTCTTTCCAATTTTCACCATAATATTCTCTCATTTGTTTCTCCATATCTGTTAATTCTGAAGTTTTTTTACTTATTTTTTCTTGTTTTATTAGAGTTTTTGCACTTTGTTTTAGGACATCTTTTGTCTTATATATGTCAGACATTTCAAATAAATTTAATGCTATTTTACAACTTTCTCTAACATCATCATGAGAATGTAGGCTTAACATAAACCCTAATTCTTTAATATTTTTGATACCTTTTTCATGTAAAGTCTTTCTCCAAGTTGAATATAATCCTTTAATTTTGAAGCATTTTTTACCTATTTCTCTTCTTGAAATATTACTTTCATGAATATTTTTAACAAGTTCTAAGTTAGAATGATTAAGAATTCTATTCATTGAAGCCTTTGATATTCCAGTATATCTTCTAAGTAAATTACTCTTCCCTTCATTAATAATGTCAATAAAATTAGGAGTGTAATGAATATGTCTATCTCCTTTTTCTTTAGCTACAAATTGTCTAGTTACAAACCCACCTTTAGTCATTTGATTTAAAAATTTTCTAGTATTTCCTTTTTCATAATGAGCTAATGAGAGTGGTTTAAAGATTTTTTTATCAATATAATCACATGCGTAATCAAATGCAAAAGACCTGGAATAAATGTTTTGAATATCGCTAAAGTTGTTTATATCAGACTCCTCATTAATAATTCCATACTTTAACTTTAATTTATCAGTCTTTAGAACTTCTTTATATTTCAGTTTTATTAGTTGTAATACTTTATATCTTTTAGCATCGGCATAAACCTCCATAACATCATTAATATGATGTCTATGGTCGAATTCAAAATCCATATCTAGTTTAATTTTATTGGGATCATTATTCTCAATAAAGGTTTTTAAGTGTTCTAAATCTTTAGAATGTTTAGTTTCAAACTTGTTATTAGCATTATTTAATCTTAATAATTCTCTATTAAATTCCTTTAATTTACCTGAAATTGAATCTTGAGCATATATTTCATCTCTTTTAAATTCTTCATCAGTTCCTTCCTTAGTTGGATCAAATGCACCTCCATAACCTCCCATGTCTGCCTTAATAACTTGTTTCTTTTCAAGATCTCTAATTATTCTTTCAATTCTAAATACTTCTTGTAAGTTTTCAAAATACTTAGATGAGTCTTTAGAAGTTAGATTTAGAATAGTATTAGTTAGTTTATCTTTAGAATTAATTTTTTTCTCAAATATTGTATCTAAATCTGAAAGAGAAGGATCACTAACTCCTGTTACATGTTGAAGCCACCTTAAGTGTTGATTATTTAATGTACCATGTTCATGAATAGTTTTAAGTAGCTCTTCTCTTTCCTTAAGAGTTTTAACATTTTTAACTTCTGTATCCTTGTATAACTCATCAAATTCAAGTGCATTATATTTAGATTTTAATTGTGATATTCGCTTAAATATAGTTTCTCCTGTTTGTTTTGCAACAGTTAGTCCTCGAATACTATCTAAATTAATCCTTTTAGGATTTTTCCCTTCATATTTAATAAATATTTTTTTTGAAGGATAACCTGAAACTATTCTAACTGAAGTACAAGTTTGCCAATATATTGGTTTTCCTTTTTGATGATTTGCTGTAATTCCCGCCATGTTTTTTATTTACCTACTAATATAATTACTAACATAATTTATAAACCTTTATCATTGTTTTAAAGAAAAGAAAGGTTTCCCCCGTACCCCCTTCCAAAGAAAAGAAAGAAAAAAGTAGGCAAAAAAGAAAGAAAAGAAAGTTTTAGTTCGTCTGCCGACGACTATAATAACAAAAGTTTTTATAGTTGTTAATTTATATTTTTATTAAGAATGGAATTAAGAAAATCTTCAAATTCAACTAAAAAAATATTAAATCAGGATTTCAAACACTTTAGTATTAATGATATTTTATTTATTTCTGATTTTGAGTTTATTTCAAGTGAATTTCATAAAGGAGAAACTTCAGAATCTTTTAATCATCTTTTAGAGATTTTTAAGTCATTAAAACCTAAATTAATAGTATTTATGGGAGATATTTTTTCAACTACTTATGCTAAAAGTTACATGCATTCCAGCCATCATTTTCAAAAATATTATGATTTAAAAGTATATAAAAAGAAAAATCAAAAGAAAGAAATTTTAGATGAACATATTGAAGATTTAGAGAGGGAATTTGATTTTCATAAAGGTTTTGTTGAATTTATTGATAGATTAAGTAAATTTAAAACTCCAATTATTTGGTATAGGGGAAATCATGACTATAATGTTAAAGATTACATTGATTCAACATTTATTCCAAATAGAGACGT is part of the Candidatus Woesearchaeota archaeon genome and harbors:
- a CDS encoding AAA family ATPase, encoding MADDFTDSLINTHFKRKDFFINHDVFDPKYRLETIKFRDDQQKELMNGFSPLLRGQKARNVFCFGKTGTGKTLTTNYLLSKLKEAIEQKNKVETKKIKEMLHYTFNCKISGETLTPYQLLQNILKKLGVNIPAGHSTKNLYNFFFEHFKDIDKNVVLVFDELDSFIKKNSDELLYAILRVHEEYPDVKATFSIVGISNRSDLSSLISPKNKTMLSPITVTFFPYNAMQLKEILEEREELGLKKGCCDEEVIPRCSARGAQDNGDARKTIGYLKFCVELSVSEGYDKVSSKLIDKAVREAELDELFASIKGLPKQEQAVLYSILMKNRKKKGTVHGKPQIVYEPASVNSIYEYYIEFVKTVSISNSLSLRRTREIIASFDDEDGSGLVTSRINHQGIRGREKLVSFDYPKDIRKKVFEVLELDLHIDLTNYE
- a CDS encoding metallophosphoesterase, whose translation is MELRKSSNSTKKILNQDFKHFSINDILFISDFEFISSEFHKGETSESFNHLLEIFKSLKPKLIVFMGDIFSTTYAKSYMHSSHHFQKYYDLKVYKKKNQKKEILDEHIEDLEREFDFHKGFVEFIDRLSKFKTPIIWYRGNHDYNVKDYIDSTFIPNRDVINEMIHFPDDYEIIQLKDSNLFGFNLKEDSERLDYLYKYLHLEIEEEALHKFLLDNDFIFCSHLPSKLTHKNRGSIVVDEFLKKYDVKSMVSGHASGKYSLQDYNINFLNSTFENKKYPSKNQFKLGFDVSNNNKLLNNFF